A genomic window from Algoriphagus sp. Y33 includes:
- a CDS encoding nitroreductase produces MQKPDFNIEEVNKIIRGRRSMFAAQFKENDPVDDSIIEEMLENARWAPTHKMTQPWRFIVYTGDGLKKFADYQADMYKLRAEKNGTPFLEPTYEKFKQQPLKASHVIAILMKRSQGIPLMEEIAAVSMAVQNMYLTASAHGLAAYWGTGGPTFWQEAREDFGLEGEDTLMGFFYVAKPATDSWPEGKRESMDEKVAWIRE; encoded by the coding sequence ATGCAAAAACCCGATTTCAATATCGAAGAAGTAAACAAAATTATCCGTGGACGCAGATCCATGTTTGCGGCACAGTTCAAAGAAAATGATCCGGTAGATGATTCTATTATCGAAGAAATGCTGGAAAATGCACGCTGGGCACCGACACACAAAATGACCCAGCCATGGAGATTTATAGTCTATACCGGTGATGGTTTGAAGAAGTTTGCGGATTATCAGGCTGACATGTATAAGCTTCGTGCAGAAAAGAACGGCACTCCATTTTTGGAACCTACCTATGAGAAATTCAAGCAGCAACCGCTAAAAGCTTCTCATGTGATCGCTATACTGATGAAACGCTCTCAGGGAATTCCTCTGATGGAGGAGATAGCTGCTGTTTCTATGGCTGTCCAGAACATGTATCTCACTGCTTCTGCCCATGGATTGGCGGCATATTGGGGAACCGGCGGCCCTACCTTCTGGCAGGAAGCCAGAGAAGATTTTGGCCTGGAAGGTGAGGATACGCTAATGGGATTTTTCTATGTAGCCAAACCGGCAACAGACAGCTGGCCCGAAGGAAAACGGGAAAGTATGGATGAAAAAGTAGCTTGGATAAGGGAATAA
- a CDS encoding nucleoside phosphorylase — MSRQIPESELILNADGSIYHLHLKPENLASLVFTVGDPDRVALVSKYFDQIDFKVSKREFVTHTGRIRGKRVTVMSTGMGTDNVEILMTELDSLVNVDLKTHTVKPTQESLEIIRLGTSGSMQEDLPVGSLLASEIAIGVDTLMQFYPKLEGSQAWSNLVKDTLDLTFLPYQASASSKLLQKLPGEFYRGVTLTAPGFYAPQGREIRLKPKMENMIERLAELEVAGLRMTNFEMETAGYYAMGQLLNHRMLSLNAIVANRPSGEFDKEAEKTVDRMIRAALEVYC; from the coding sequence GTGAGCAGACAAATTCCAGAATCCGAATTGATATTGAATGCTGATGGAAGCATTTATCATTTGCATTTGAAGCCGGAAAATCTGGCTTCTCTTGTTTTTACCGTAGGAGATCCGGATCGGGTAGCCCTTGTTTCCAAATACTTTGATCAAATTGACTTTAAAGTAAGTAAGCGGGAATTTGTCACTCATACAGGTAGAATTCGAGGTAAGCGTGTCACCGTAATGAGTACAGGTATGGGGACTGATAACGTAGAGATTTTGATGACGGAACTGGATTCTCTGGTCAATGTGGATCTCAAGACGCATACAGTCAAACCTACGCAAGAAAGCTTGGAAATAATCCGCTTAGGGACATCAGGAAGCATGCAGGAAGATTTGCCTGTTGGTAGTCTTCTGGCTTCAGAGATAGCTATAGGTGTGGATACATTGATGCAGTTTTATCCAAAACTTGAAGGAAGTCAAGCCTGGTCAAACTTGGTGAAAGATACCCTTGACCTTACTTTTTTGCCTTATCAGGCGTCAGCTTCATCTAAGCTATTGCAGAAATTGCCAGGTGAATTCTATCGTGGAGTTACACTTACCGCTCCGGGATTTTACGCACCCCAAGGCAGGGAAATAAGGCTCAAGCCAAAGATGGAAAATATGATAGAACGCCTGGCAGAATTGGAGGTTGCAGGGCTAAGGATGACTAATTTTGAAATGGAGACGGCGGGTTATTATGCGATGGGACAGCTTTTGAATCACAGGATGTTAAGTCTAAATGCGATTGTGGCGAACCGTCCCAGCGGGGAGTTTGATAAAGAAGCTGAAAAAACGGTAGATCGTATGATCCGCGCAGCCCTAGAAGTTTATTGCTGA
- a CDS encoding response regulator transcription factor, producing MPEQKPTVVIADDHPILLKGLHDFLFEIGLEVVGTANEGQEAINQIIKLSPQLAILDMEMPNKTGLEIASYCKRLELDTKVILLTLHKELYLYHQAKELNLSGYILKEFALDDLSKAVSIILDGGQFFSEKIFEGIKENKFQSDAPPLTPSEAKILRLIAKGLSTKDIAEKLFISERTVDKHRSNMIVKLHLEKKHNSLLVWAQKNRHIIN from the coding sequence ATGCCTGAACAAAAACCCACAGTAGTGATTGCCGATGATCATCCAATCTTGCTGAAGGGCTTGCATGATTTCCTGTTCGAAATTGGACTAGAGGTAGTTGGCACCGCCAATGAGGGACAAGAAGCTATTAATCAAATAATCAAACTCAGTCCTCAACTTGCTATTCTGGATATGGAGATGCCCAATAAAACAGGGCTCGAAATAGCCTCATATTGCAAGAGATTAGAACTCGACACCAAAGTCATTTTACTCACACTTCATAAGGAACTTTACCTCTATCACCAGGCTAAGGAATTGAATCTATCAGGTTACATTCTAAAAGAATTCGCGCTGGACGACCTTTCCAAAGCCGTCTCTATTATTTTGGATGGCGGACAATTTTTCAGCGAAAAAATTTTTGAAGGAATTAAGGAAAATAAATTCCAATCGGACGCCCCCCCCTTGACCCCGTCAGAAGCAAAAATACTCAGATTAATAGCCAAAGGACTCTCCACTAAAGATATAGCCGAAAAACTATTCATCTCTGAAAGGACAGTCGACAAGCACAGAAGCAATATGATTGTAAAGCTACATCTGGAAAAAAAGCACAATTCATTGTTAGTATGGGCTCAAAAGAACCGCCACATTATAAATTAA
- a CDS encoding gliding motility lipoprotein GldD: MRKHLWIGLLLVGLVGCDQTYLPKPPGYNRIDLPVHSFERLAEGYPYQLDYSSYSRVEVDSFNIEEDAWVNLNYANFGAKVHLTYKRIGDKVDFKKLSNDAFKLTAQHQVKAYGIEEAVLLTPEGYTGVVAELTGEVPTQFQFFVTDSTENFLRGALYFNTAMKNDSLSPVIEFIKEDMAHLMNSVKFVD, translated from the coding sequence ATGAGGAAACATCTATGGATTGGTCTGTTGCTAGTTGGATTAGTAGGATGCGATCAGACTTATTTGCCCAAGCCTCCTGGGTATAATCGTATTGATTTACCTGTTCATTCTTTTGAGAGGCTGGCAGAGGGCTATCCGTATCAATTAGACTATTCCAGTTATTCGAGAGTGGAAGTGGATTCTTTTAATATAGAAGAAGATGCTTGGGTCAATTTGAACTATGCTAATTTTGGGGCAAAAGTACATTTGACTTATAAGCGGATCGGAGATAAGGTGGATTTTAAAAAATTGTCCAATGATGCCTTTAAGTTAACGGCACAGCATCAGGTCAAAGCATATGGAATAGAGGAAGCTGTGCTATTAACTCCCGAAGGATATACAGGAGTGGTTGCAGAACTTACCGGAGAAGTACCGACACAGTTTCAGTTCTTTGTGACCGATTCTACTGAGAATTTTCTCCGAGGGGCCCTGTATTTCAATACCGCAATGAAAAATGATTCTCTTTCTCCTGTAATAGAATTCATCAAGGAGGACATG
- a CDS encoding DNA alkylation repair protein, protein MSLLTEQIVASLTDNVIPGKAEYFPRFFKSGQGEYGEGDQFLGVTVPVQRKIAKAVYKEISLGEIEELLHNNYHEVRLTALFILVYRYQKLTNEAERKLLVDFYLKNLDCVNNWDLVDSSCHHILGHYYLEKEKALFFALADSGHLWRQRIAMISSYYWIKRGFFEDALGLAEKLINHPHDLIHKAVGWMLREIGNQDFEVEMAFLRKHYAIMPRTALRYAIEKFDPSLRRLFLDGSFE, encoded by the coding sequence ATGAGTTTACTGACGGAGCAGATCGTAGCATCACTTACAGATAATGTAATTCCAGGAAAAGCTGAATACTTTCCCCGATTCTTCAAGTCAGGGCAGGGAGAGTATGGCGAAGGGGATCAATTCCTGGGTGTAACCGTGCCAGTGCAAAGAAAAATAGCTAAAGCGGTATATAAGGAAATCAGCTTAGGTGAGATCGAAGAACTTTTGCATAACAACTATCACGAAGTAAGGCTTACTGCCTTGTTCATTCTTGTTTACCGTTATCAAAAGCTAACAAACGAAGCAGAACGCAAACTGCTAGTTGATTTCTACCTGAAAAATCTCGACTGTGTGAACAACTGGGATCTAGTTGACAGCTCTTGTCATCATATTTTAGGACATTATTATCTGGAGAAGGAGAAGGCGCTTTTTTTTGCCTTGGCGGATTCAGGTCACCTCTGGAGACAGCGGATAGCCATGATCAGCTCATACTATTGGATCAAAAGGGGCTTTTTCGAGGATGCTTTGGGACTTGCTGAGAAACTAATCAATCACCCTCATGATCTGATCCATAAGGCTGTTGGTTGGATGCTAAGGGAGATAGGAAATCAGGATTTTGAAGTAGAAATGGCCTTTTTGAGAAAGCACTATGCTATAATGCCCCGAACGGCTTTGCGGTACGCTATTGAGAAATTTGATCCAAGCTTGAGAAGGCTATTCCTTGACGGATCATTTGAGTAA
- a CDS encoding TonB-dependent receptor domain-containing protein, whose product MNKISLITTLLFFTILSLDSLAQDVRLRGKVMDGNREIALEFANVALLSSSDSTVVTGGMSDLDGSFEFPAPAGAYILRVGFIGYVEFYERITLTANKNSVNLGTITLVEDAQNLDEVVVEGVTSMFESDIDKRTYNVENSIVAEGQTASQLLSTLPSIQVDDEGGITMRGSGNILIYINGRPSNLSGDDTESILSQFPANSIKSVELITNPSSRYDATGVGGIINIVLKKNEKTGFNGQVNASIGTREKYQAGINLNYGIEKANFYASYNWQDRRQLENGESARNNYLEGFSPRLEQIQDGHEVEQTHLIRAGVDYNISDRGLLGVYFQGNFDDEVEFSDIRQRNLSQNGSLDSSSVRINDEFSNSGNYEGGINYTWNIDSLGQKLYTSLSYAYDDRDQMDFSDQAYFDADGNSDLTKRFIQRNDRPRTSTLYVAQMDYEKPFQNGASVETGLKATIGNWQRSQEFAQGDEFTDFVPAVVDSLSDGYDFNEKVYAAYFTYRNTMGKFGYQLGLRGEYTETLGETVRDQESIPNNYFNVFPSAFLSYSIAEENELTLNYTRRISRPGIWGLAPLYRLRDQYNFSIGNPYLQPEFTDSYEVGYMKGWERYLLNATVYHRYSTDVETRITILTDDNVAIQSRQNADTRSSTGFELINQVQVFNNLDATLTGNLFYSKVNAENIEEEFSNENFSWTLNLLANWLIPKWFNVQVQGNYRGPIVLPQGQIEPQYSVNVGLRKDLFNGKATISANVSDIFNTRNFRITTNNPRFDEKRVFQRETRIGTLAFTYRFGGFKEKNGSNRSHREGGDDFGGGDDF is encoded by the coding sequence ATGAACAAGATTTCGCTAATTACCACTCTTTTATTTTTCACAATTTTATCTCTAGATTCCTTAGCTCAGGATGTACGTTTAAGGGGAAAAGTGATGGATGGAAATCGCGAAATAGCTCTTGAGTTTGCAAATGTTGCATTGCTTTCATCGTCAGATTCTACAGTCGTCACGGGAGGAATGAGTGATTTGGATGGCAGTTTTGAGTTTCCGGCACCTGCCGGAGCTTATATTTTGAGAGTAGGTTTTATAGGCTATGTGGAATTCTATGAGAGGATTACATTAACTGCAAATAAGAACTCGGTCAATTTAGGTACGATCACCTTGGTGGAAGATGCGCAAAATCTTGACGAAGTGGTAGTGGAGGGAGTGACATCGATGTTTGAATCCGATATTGATAAGCGTACTTATAATGTCGAAAATAGTATTGTGGCAGAAGGTCAAACGGCTTCGCAATTGTTGAGCACATTGCCGTCCATTCAGGTAGATGATGAGGGGGGAATCACGATGAGGGGAAGTGGAAATATTTTGATTTACATCAATGGACGGCCATCTAATCTTTCGGGCGATGACACGGAGAGTATTTTGTCTCAATTTCCCGCAAATAGTATCAAGTCAGTGGAATTGATCACTAATCCATCTTCGCGTTATGATGCTACCGGAGTCGGTGGGATTATCAATATTGTGTTGAAAAAAAATGAAAAAACGGGCTTCAACGGCCAGGTGAATGCCTCTATAGGAACTAGGGAGAAATATCAAGCAGGCATCAATCTTAATTATGGGATCGAAAAAGCGAATTTCTATGCCTCCTACAATTGGCAGGATCGCCGTCAATTGGAAAATGGTGAAAGTGCTAGAAACAATTACCTCGAAGGATTTTCTCCCCGGCTTGAGCAGATTCAGGATGGGCATGAAGTAGAACAAACCCATTTAATCAGAGCGGGTGTGGATTATAATATTTCTGACAGAGGATTGTTGGGTGTTTATTTTCAGGGGAATTTCGACGATGAAGTAGAATTTTCTGATATAAGACAGCGTAACTTAAGCCAGAACGGCTCATTGGATTCGAGTTCTGTCAGGATTAATGATGAGTTTAGTAACAGTGGAAATTATGAAGGTGGGATAAATTATACATGGAACATCGACAGTCTCGGACAGAAGCTTTACACTTCACTTTCTTACGCTTATGATGACAGAGACCAGATGGATTTTTCAGATCAGGCATATTTCGATGCCGATGGGAATTCTGATCTGACCAAGCGTTTTATTCAAAGAAACGATAGACCTAGGACGAGCACGCTCTATGTAGCTCAGATGGATTATGAAAAACCTTTTCAAAATGGAGCATCCGTCGAAACTGGGCTCAAAGCCACAATCGGTAATTGGCAGCGGAGTCAGGAGTTCGCTCAGGGGGATGAGTTTACGGATTTCGTGCCTGCTGTAGTAGATTCGCTGAGCGATGGATATGACTTCAATGAGAAAGTTTATGCTGCCTATTTTACATATAGAAATACCATGGGCAAATTTGGCTATCAGCTCGGTCTGAGAGGGGAGTATACAGAGACTCTGGGAGAGACTGTCCGAGATCAGGAAAGCATCCCAAATAACTATTTTAATGTGTTCCCAAGTGCTTTTTTGAGTTATTCTATAGCTGAAGAGAATGAGCTTACACTTAACTATACACGAAGGATTTCTAGACCAGGTATCTGGGGTTTGGCACCTCTCTATAGATTAAGGGATCAGTACAATTTCAGTATTGGTAATCCGTATTTGCAACCGGAGTTTACAGACAGCTATGAAGTAGGCTACATGAAAGGCTGGGAGAGGTACCTTCTCAATGCGACCGTTTATCACCGCTACAGTACGGATGTGGAAACCAGAATTACAATTCTGACAGATGATAATGTGGCAATCCAAAGCCGTCAAAATGCAGATACCAGATCCAGTACAGGTTTTGAGTTGATCAACCAGGTCCAAGTCTTTAATAATCTTGATGCGACATTGACCGGAAATCTTTTCTATTCCAAGGTCAATGCAGAGAATATAGAGGAGGAATTTAGCAATGAGAACTTCAGTTGGACGCTAAACCTACTGGCAAATTGGCTGATCCCCAAATGGTTTAACGTACAGGTCCAGGGGAATTACAGAGGCCCTATTGTCTTACCGCAAGGACAAATAGAGCCTCAGTATAGTGTGAATGTAGGGTTGCGGAAAGACCTATTTAATGGTAAAGCAACCATATCGGCCAATGTAAGCGACATCTTCAATACCCGGAATTTCAGAATCACGACCAACAATCCACGATTTGACGAAAAGCGGGTTTTCCAGAGGGAAACCCGAATAGGAACTCTTGCATTCACATACCGTTTTGGGGGATTTAAAGAAAAAAACGGAAGTAATAGAAGCCACAGAGAAGGCGGAGATGATTTTGGTGGAGGTGATGACTTTTAA
- a CDS encoding sensor histidine kinase: MINISEKESKYDYMADLAIRLSNLPSPSVQDPVLKKKVLKKVIAHEDQISTSEDRGNLHLKLAGIYFSVEQFDSAIYEYGEAIDRFTEMDSIFIADSFFFRGQAKDYKGELLGGMGDYQTARDIYTALGDNEYVHHVDAGMAILYSKFAIYGEAEKIRNSLISTYSKSDAPSNVAIQFYNQSEDYERQGRAENQLEYLLKADSLTPFDPRDFYIESMIKLSLSNYFGENGNPEKQSEYFIQAQEMIPQVPGIATTNPIYLNAKARLEYSQNHFSTANQLAKESFIAAKESKNMDHLIKAYRLLGETYDAMGQSSEAYQTRLALTHYTDSIFAVNQATTFAYYQTLYETERKEKEILTKMQEIESIKQNNKARFTVFAIISFILISSAVLFFLWKNLQHEKKKKEMQSRFSQELLKNQETERIRISKDLHDGLGQSLLLIKNKIALSKDNTTGELLDTAIGELRSIARSLHPMQLEKLGLSKAVEHLLDQIDRETEIFVSSEIEEMKGALKKEEELHLYRILQESINNVLKHSEASALRVFFQRIDKGVELKIEDNGKGFDFSEKLNDFQSLGLKTLKERIAAIHGTMKVSSEKGVGTSLSFIVYA, translated from the coding sequence ATGATTAATATCAGTGAGAAAGAAAGTAAATATGACTATATGGCTGACCTTGCCATTCGTCTTAGCAACCTTCCCTCTCCTTCAGTCCAAGACCCGGTATTAAAAAAGAAAGTGCTCAAAAAGGTAATTGCACATGAAGATCAGATAAGCACATCGGAGGACAGAGGAAATCTTCACCTAAAATTGGCCGGCATATATTTCAGTGTCGAACAATTTGACTCGGCTATTTACGAATACGGTGAAGCCATCGACAGATTCACTGAGATGGATTCTATTTTCATCGCAGACTCTTTCTTCTTCAGAGGTCAGGCAAAGGACTATAAAGGAGAGCTACTGGGCGGCATGGGGGATTACCAAACTGCCCGAGATATCTATACGGCACTTGGGGATAATGAATACGTGCACCATGTGGATGCCGGAATGGCCATTTTGTATAGCAAATTTGCCATATATGGCGAAGCGGAAAAAATCAGGAATTCCTTAATCTCTACCTATTCAAAAAGTGATGCCCCGTCTAATGTTGCGATTCAGTTCTATAATCAGTCTGAAGACTATGAGCGACAGGGAAGGGCTGAAAATCAGCTAGAGTACCTACTCAAAGCTGACTCTCTGACTCCATTTGATCCCCGGGATTTCTATATAGAAAGTATGATTAAACTCTCTCTCAGCAATTATTTTGGAGAGAATGGAAACCCGGAAAAACAGTCGGAATATTTTATACAAGCTCAAGAAATGATTCCCCAAGTACCCGGAATTGCTACTACCAACCCTATCTATCTTAACGCAAAAGCACGCTTAGAATATTCTCAAAACCATTTTTCTACTGCAAATCAACTAGCTAAAGAATCTTTTATTGCTGCCAAAGAATCTAAAAATATGGATCATTTGATCAAAGCTTACCGTCTACTTGGCGAAACATACGATGCTATGGGGCAGTCTTCCGAAGCTTATCAAACCAGGCTGGCATTGACACATTATACCGACTCCATTTTCGCAGTGAATCAGGCGACTACTTTTGCTTACTATCAAACGCTTTACGAAACAGAAAGAAAAGAGAAAGAAATCCTGACGAAAATGCAGGAGATCGAATCAATCAAGCAAAATAACAAAGCAAGATTTACAGTTTTTGCTATCATCTCTTTTATTCTGATCAGTTCAGCTGTATTGTTTTTCCTCTGGAAGAATCTTCAGCATGAGAAGAAGAAAAAAGAAATGCAATCAAGATTTTCGCAGGAGCTCCTGAAAAATCAGGAAACCGAGCGGATCCGAATCTCCAAAGATCTTCACGATGGATTAGGCCAAAGTTTACTTTTGATCAAGAACAAAATAGCCTTATCCAAAGACAATACTACAGGAGAGCTATTAGATACAGCTATCGGTGAACTGCGGTCAATCGCCAGATCGCTTCACCCCATGCAATTGGAAAAACTCGGACTCAGTAAAGCCGTCGAACATTTACTAGATCAGATAGACCGTGAGACAGAAATATTTGTGTCCTCTGAGATTGAGGAAATGAAGGGTGCTCTGAAAAAAGAAGAGGAATTACACCTCTATCGAATATTACAGGAATCTATCAATAATGTCCTAAAGCACTCAGAGGCTAGTGCATTGCGGGTTTTCTTTCAAAGAATTGACAAGGGAGTAGAATTGAAAATCGAAGACAATGGAAAAGGGTTTGATTTTTCCGAAAAATTGAATGACTTTCAAAGTCTCGGACTAAAAACGCTTAAAGAGCGGATTGCCGCAATTCATGGAACTATGAAAGTGAGCAGTGAAAAAGGAGTTGGAACCAGTTTAAGTTTTATAGTTTATGCCTGA
- a CDS encoding DinB family protein → MKKSLQLLAGVFMAAIFMIAATAASAQTTKDEFLGKWVNSKQFTLDVLDKMPDSGMDYKTDPGAMSFKEQIHHIGNAIVGISQGFLKGGDPGFTIDLATASRADLADYVSKCYDYGTSAMKALSEADGAETIEVFGNNVTRRQVMALLMDHSTHHRGSAIAYLRVQGVEPPAFVGF, encoded by the coding sequence ATGAAAAAATCACTACAATTACTTGCCGGTGTCTTCATGGCCGCCATTTTTATGATTGCTGCTACGGCCGCTTCTGCCCAGACCACAAAAGACGAGTTTCTTGGCAAATGGGTCAACAGCAAACAGTTTACACTTGATGTTTTGGATAAAATGCCTGATTCTGGCATGGATTATAAGACTGATCCCGGAGCCATGTCCTTTAAAGAACAGATTCATCATATTGGAAATGCCATCGTGGGAATTTCCCAAGGATTCCTAAAAGGCGGGGATCCGGGCTTTACCATCGATTTGGCTACTGCCTCCAGAGCAGACTTGGCAGATTATGTCTCTAAATGCTACGATTACGGGACTTCTGCGATGAAAGCCCTTTCGGAGGCTGATGGAGCAGAAACAATCGAAGTTTTCGGAAACAATGTCACCAGACGGCAGGTAATGGCCCTGCTCATGGATCACAGTACTCATCATAGAGGATCAGCTATTGCCTACTTACGTGTGCAAGGAGTAGAGCCTCCTGCATTTGTAGGTTTTTAA